GCTTTTGCAGATAGGCTGAAAAGGGTTGTCGTTGATTTCGCAGCCAGCTATGGCAGGAATTTCTTCGTCGAGCAGGTTGACCAGATTGCGCATTAGGCGAGTTTTGGCCTGCCCCCGCTCCCCGAGGAAAATGATATCCTGTCCAGAAAGGATGGCGTTCTCGACTCGGGGAATGACGGTTTCCTCGTAGCCTACGATACCGGGGAAAAGCTCCTCGTCCTTACGGATTTTGACAATCAGATTTTGGCGCATCTCTGTTTTGACGGTGCGGACCGTATAGTTCGCTTTTTTAAGTTCCTCTATGGTTCGAGGTTTTTTACTTTTAGGAAGTTTGGCCACCAGTATTTCCTTTCCAGTGACGGATAAAATTATTTAATTTCTTTATAACGCAAAAATAACCATTCGTCAAGGAAGGGTGGAGAAGGAAACAAAAATAGGGGTTCAAGGGTCAAGGGATCGAGGGTTCAAGGAGAAATCTGAAATCAAAAGGCAAAAATCGATCCAAAATGATAAAAAACTGAAGGGAGGCAAGGGTCGACAAGGACATCCAAAGCTCCGTAAAATCAGATTTTCCTTGAAAAATTTTAGTCGGCAAGATAGATTTTAAGAATCACAAGGCAGGTTTTTAGAAGGTCAAATGCTTAGATCTTCTTACCTGCTTGAACCCCCAGTTAAGGGAAGGCAGCGCCAAGAGGAGGAACCAATGACCCGCCATGTACCGGAATATGATCTCTTCCTTTGCCAACCATGCCAGGCCAAGGCCCTTCTTTTCATGATCTATTGTCAATTTTTAAGCCATGCGCGGCTGGCACCCGTTCCGATACCAGCCCAACATCGCGAGGAGGGTTGTAAATGAACTCGGGAATCCAGAAAAAGAATTGCGAGGAGATGAAGAAGGTCTACCCGAAAAAATTTGGGTCCGAAGCGGAGATCTTCAGCCATATCCATCGCGGCGATAGAATTTTCATCCATACCGCCTGCGGCGAGCCCCAGTATCTTGTACGAGCCTTGATCCAGTATGTGGAATCGAATCCCAAGGCTTTTTTCGATGCGGAAGTTTTTCAGGTTTGGACGCTGGGAGTCGCTCCCTACACCGATGAAAAATTCAAATATAATTTTCGCCACAATTCTTTCTTCGTGGGGCCCAATTCCCGGGAAGCGGTCAACCAGGGGATGGCTGACTATACCCCCATTTTTTTATCGCACGTTCCGGATTTGATCTATCGCGGGATGGTGCCCATTAATGTGGCGCTGGTCCAGACCTCCCCCCCGGATGCCCATGGGTACATGAGCCTGGGGGTCAGTGTGGATATTGTCAAAGCCGCGGTGGAAAAAGCTTCCATCGTCATCGCGCAGATAAACAACCATATGCCCCGGGTACACGGGGACGGATTCATCAATATAGAAAACGTGGATTTCATCATCTGCCACGACGAGCCACTCTTGGAATATGAAGCCGTCCTGCCCGATGAAGTGGCCCAGCAGATTGGTAAGTATGTGGCCCGTATCGTCCAGGACGGGGATACGATTCAGGTGGGTTATGGGAGTTTGCCGAATGCCATCCTGGCGAATTTCAGCGATAAAAATAACTTAGGGGTCCATTCCGAATTATTGACGGACGGGATGGTCGAACTGATAAAAAAAGGAGTAATTGATAACAGCCGCAAGACCCTCAATCGAGGAAAAACTGTGGCCACGTTTTGCATGGGTCACCAGAAAACCTATGAATACATCCATGATAATCCCGCCTTCGAATTTCGGGCCATCGACTACACCAATAATCCTTTGACCATCTCCCGCCAGCAAAACATGACCGCCATCAATGCCGCTTTGGAAATTGATCTCACCGGTCAGGCTACCGCCGAATCTCTGGGGAAAACTTTCTACAGTGGAGTGGGGGGACAGGCTGATTTTATGCGAGGAGCGGTACTGGCACCCGGCGGAAAAACCATCCTGGCGATTCAATCCACTGCCGAGTGGGGGCAAGTTTCCCGCATCGTACCCTTTCTGAGAGAGGGAGCGGGGGTCACATTAATGCGCGGGGATATTCATTATGTAGTGAGCGAGTATGGCATCGCCTATCTGCACGGAAAGAATATCCGGGAAAGAGCGATGGAATTGATTGCCATCGCCCATCCCCAATTTCGCCCCTGGCTGATCGAAAAAGCCAAGCAAGCCAACTTAATCTATCGCGATCAGGCCTTTATCCCCGGAAAAAAAGGGGAGTATCCAGAACACCTGGAAACTTATCGGACGACCTCCGAGGGATTTTCCCTCCTCCTTCGCCCCGTCAAGATCAGCGATGAGCCCCTTTTAAAAGATTTTTTTAATTTTCTTTCCGACCAAAGTCTTTACCGCCGGTTCATTTCTGTGCGCAAGGATACGCCTCATGAGAGGTTGCAGGAGTTTGTGGTAATTGACTATACGAAAGAGATGGTCATCTTAGCCACCATCAAGGACGCGGAAGTGGAAAAAGTGGTCGGAGTGGGGCAGTATGGAATCAACGAAACGAACCATACCGCCGAAGTGGCCTTGGTTGTCCGGGATGAAGACCAGAATAAGGGCGTGGGATTGGAACTGTTTTCCTATTTGACCTATTTGGCCAAGAGGGAAGGACTTTTAGGTTTTGCGGCGGAAGTCCTTGTAGAAAATAAACCCATGCTTCATCTGTTTGAAAAAATGGGGTTTGATATTCAAAAGAGAAATGAGCAAGGGGTGTATGAGATGAAAATGGCCTTCCGAGGAGTATGATGAGCGACCAAAATCAAGATATAAAATATCTCTTTGAGCCGCAGACGATAGCCGTGATTGGGGCAACCCGGGATCCCAACAAAATTGGTTACAAGGTATTGAATAATATCCTGGCGGGAGGTTACCGGGGAAAGGTCTACCCGATCAATCCCCAGGGGGGGGAGATTCTTGGTGTGCAGGCCTACCGGAGTATCGAAGAAGTGAACGATCCGGTTGATGTGGCCAGTATCGTGATTCCGGCGAAAAATGTCTATGACGCCGTCAAAAGCTGTGCCCGCAAAAAGGTAAAATACCTGACGATCATTTCTTCCGGGTTTTCCGAAATCGGGAACAGTGAGGAAGAGAGGAGAATTGTCACCTGTGCCCATGAACATGGTATGCGTGTTTTGGGGCCGAACATTTTTGGTCTTTATTCTGCGGCAGCCTCCTTGAACGCCACTTTTGGGAATTCGGAAATTATTCCCGGGGGGGTAGCGATTATTACCCAGAGCGGGGCTTTGGGGATCGCCATGATTGGCAAAACGGCGGTGGAAAATATCGGCCTTTCCGCCATCGTATCCGTGGGGAATAAAGCCGATGTCGATGAAGCCGATCTTCTGGAATATCTGGTGGCCAACGAAAGGACCAAGATTGTTTTACTGTATGTCGAAGGCGTACACGAGGGAGAGAAATTCATCCGGGCCTTAAAAGCGGCCACCAAAAAGATTCCGGTCGTGGTGATTAAATCCGGGAGGTCGGAAAGAGGAGCAATCGCGGCGGCTTCCCATACAGGTTCACTGGCTGGGTCCGATGAGATTTTCGCTGCCATTATGCGGCAATGCGGAGTGTTGCGGGCCGAAAGTGTCGAAGAAGCTTTCAACTGGTGTAAATTTCTGTCGAATACGCCGGCGCCCTCCGGGGAAAATACGGTTATCATCACCAATGGTGGCGGTATCGGGGTCATGGCCACCGATGCCTGTGAAAAGTACGGGGTGAAGTTGTTTGATGACCCAGCTACTTTAAAGGAAGCTTTCTCCCCGATAACTCCGCATTTTGGTTCCACCAAGAACCCGGTCGATCTTACCGGTCAGGCCACTTCGGTCCATTATCATGCCGCGCTGGCAGAAGCCCTGAAAAACAACCTGATTCATTCGGTGATTGCCCTCTACGGCGAAACAGCCGTGTTTGATGCTGAAAACCTGGCGCAGATGATTCAAGAAGCAGACCGGGAGTATAAGTCGGCGAAAAAACCCTTGGTCTTTTCCATTTTTGGGGGGGAGACGATTGAAAACTGTATCCTCCTTCTACGCCAGAGCGAAGCAGCGGTCTATGGGGATGTTTATGAAGCGGTTTCTTGTTTGGGTTCCATCTATGCTTATTATCATTATTTGAAGGAATATTCGGAAAAGGTCGAAGAGGCAGAGATCGATGTGGATTCCATCGAACAAGTTTTAGAGATGGCCTTGAAGGAAGGAAGGTCTTTTTTGCTGGCCAACGAGGGACAAGCCGTTATGCGGGCGGCTGGAATCCAGATCCCCAAGAGTCAGATAGCTCGCAACCTCGATGAGGCTGTCCGGAAGGCGGAGGAGATCGGGTTCCCCGTGGTCATGAAAGTGGTCTCCCGGGACATCCTGCACAAGAGTGACGCGGGCGGAGTCGCCCTGGATTTAACGGGGAAAAATGAGATCATGGATGCCTACCAGGCAATCATGAGGCACTGCCGGGCCTACAAAGCGGATGCGAACATCGAAGGAGTAGAAATTTCCGAGATGGTGAAGACGAGTACGGAGACGATCATCGGGGCGCGTCGGGATAAAATCTTTGGCCCGATCCTTATGTTTGGCTTGGGGGGCATCTACGTGGAAGTGATGAAGGACGTCGCTTTTCGTGCTCTACCCCTCAGCCGCCGAGAAATCATGGCCATGGTGAAAGAAATTCGGGCTTATCCTCTTCTGTTAGGAGTGCGGGGGGAAGAGAAGAGGGACTTGGACGGGGTGGTGGAGACGATCGTTAAAGTGGGTACCATCCTGCAGAAATGCCAGCGCATCTCGGATATAGAGATCAATCCGTTGGTAGTCTATGAACACGGCCAGGGAGTCAAAGCCGTCGATGTAAGGATTTTACTATCGAGGGTCAAGAAGGGGGCATAAATGGATAAAGTAGTAATCGGATCGATGCGGAAGAGCGCGGGGAAGACCAGCATCATTGTAGGAATCGCCGGCGCTTTGAAGAAGAAGATGGCTTACCTAAAACCGTTCGGGGAGAGATTGCTTTACCGCAAAAAGCGACTCTGGGATTACGACTCTGCTTTGATCACGCATATCTTTGGACTCCAAGAGGATCCCGTGGATATGAGTATCGGCTTTGATCACTCCAAACTCCGCTATATGTACGATGAAAAAGGGATTCAACAGAAACTCCGGGAAACCATGGCGC
This genomic interval from Deltaproteobacteria bacterium contains the following:
- a CDS encoding GNAT family N-acetyltransferase, which encodes MNSGIQKKNCEEMKKVYPKKFGSEAEIFSHIHRGDRIFIHTACGEPQYLVRALIQYVESNPKAFFDAEVFQVWTLGVAPYTDEKFKYNFRHNSFFVGPNSREAVNQGMADYTPIFLSHVPDLIYRGMVPINVALVQTSPPDAHGYMSLGVSVDIVKAAVEKASIVIAQINNHMPRVHGDGFINIENVDFIICHDEPLLEYEAVLPDEVAQQIGKYVARIVQDGDTIQVGYGSLPNAILANFSDKNNLGVHSELLTDGMVELIKKGVIDNSRKTLNRGKTVATFCMGHQKTYEYIHDNPAFEFRAIDYTNNPLTISRQQNMTAINAALEIDLTGQATAESLGKTFYSGVGGQADFMRGAVLAPGGKTILAIQSTAEWGQVSRIVPFLREGAGVTLMRGDIHYVVSEYGIAYLHGKNIRERAMELIAIAHPQFRPWLIEKAKQANLIYRDQAFIPGKKGEYPEHLETYRTTSEGFSLLLRPVKISDEPLLKDFFNFLSDQSLYRRFISVRKDTPHERLQEFVVIDYTKEMVILATIKDAEVEKVVGVGQYGINETNHTAEVALVVRDEDQNKGVGLELFSYLTYLAKREGLLGFAAEVLVENKPMLHLFEKMGFDIQKRNEQGVYEMKMAFRGV
- a CDS encoding acetate--CoA ligase family protein; its protein translation is MMSDQNQDIKYLFEPQTIAVIGATRDPNKIGYKVLNNILAGGYRGKVYPINPQGGEILGVQAYRSIEEVNDPVDVASIVIPAKNVYDAVKSCARKKVKYLTIISSGFSEIGNSEEERRIVTCAHEHGMRVLGPNIFGLYSAAASLNATFGNSEIIPGGVAIITQSGALGIAMIGKTAVENIGLSAIVSVGNKADVDEADLLEYLVANERTKIVLLYVEGVHEGEKFIRALKAATKKIPVVVIKSGRSERGAIAAASHTGSLAGSDEIFAAIMRQCGVLRAESVEEAFNWCKFLSNTPAPSGENTVIITNGGGIGVMATDACEKYGVKLFDDPATLKEAFSPITPHFGSTKNPVDLTGQATSVHYHAALAEALKNNLIHSVIALYGETAVFDAENLAQMIQEADREYKSAKKPLVFSIFGGETIENCILLLRQSEAAVYGDVYEAVSCLGSIYAYYHYLKEYSEKVEEAEIDVDSIEQVLEMALKEGRSFLLANEGQAVMRAAGIQIPKSQIARNLDEAVRKAEEIGFPVVMKVVSRDILHKSDAGGVALDLTGKNEIMDAYQAIMRHCRAYKADANIEGVEISEMVKTSTETIIGARRDKIFGPILMFGLGGIYVEVMKDVAFRALPLSRREIMAMVKEIRAYPLLLGVRGEEKRDLDGVVETIVKVGTILQKCQRISDIEINPLVVYEHGQGVKAVDVRILLSRVKKGA